In a single window of the Citrobacter sp. Marseille-Q6884 genome:
- a CDS encoding ATP-binding protein — protein sequence MNSFPIEQGEQLRVGTVDFVSPNEIRAILEIDSPDTVALNAGTPRNFPRVNSYVLISCDNGYLVGQIEWLAVEHSPYPKQRDVQEFGLVNLPFPRKKISLNPVGMLKRLSKDGTDYFRFQRGSESFPSIGAAILLPTDLQLRSIVESGNNRRVIIGQSPLANNANVAVDPDRLFGRHIAVLGNTGSGKSCSVSGLIQWSLESALESQIKPNARFIILDPNGEYARALGPTTKFKGRVFKVEAEGSENQLQVPSWFWNSSEWASFTQASPKAQLPLLKRSLRAMRNEEFDLQKNIDIEVKKYLGTILVSLKADKSKGAAALNDFPGAKNLLAKINIWRQSLEEYKARLTTPCPELDKLIISIQDFCGQREGRYPDYNAKVSAVDNIINGVLSSFQSLGGDECELLPKNEDIPVPFDGNNLVSYLEALAQENGSEQYVEYLVARIRTMLADTRMKPITNDSEHRVDLANWLETYIGKDGDGDSCVSIIDLSLVPTEITHLVTAVISRIIFESLQRYRRLYNKSLPTVLVAEEAHTFIKRYREDSENQDVAAVCCQVFEKIAREGRKFGLGMVISSQRPSELSPTVLSQCNTFLLHRISNDKDQEQVHKMVPDNLRGLLRELPSLPSQHAILMGWASELPVLVKMKNLTKEQQPHSDDPDFWDVWTRKDADGKLVERTANWEAVVKEWQQN from the coding sequence ATGAACTCATTTCCGATTGAACAAGGTGAGCAACTCAGGGTCGGCACTGTAGATTTTGTTTCACCTAATGAAATTAGAGCAATATTAGAGATTGACTCACCTGATACTGTTGCTTTGAATGCAGGAACGCCTAGAAACTTTCCAAGAGTAAACAGTTATGTATTAATATCATGTGATAATGGTTACTTAGTTGGGCAAATAGAGTGGCTTGCTGTAGAACATTCGCCTTATCCAAAACAAAGAGATGTTCAAGAATTTGGTTTAGTAAATCTACCATTCCCCCGAAAAAAAATAAGTTTGAATCCGGTGGGAATGCTTAAACGTTTGTCCAAAGATGGTACTGATTATTTCAGATTTCAACGAGGTTCTGAATCGTTTCCTTCTATTGGGGCTGCTATTTTACTACCGACAGATTTACAACTTAGATCAATAGTCGAATCTGGAAATAATAGGCGAGTGATCATTGGACAAAGTCCACTTGCGAACAATGCAAATGTAGCTGTAGATCCTGATAGATTATTTGGTCGTCATATAGCAGTGCTCGGAAATACTGGTAGCGGTAAGTCTTGCTCTGTATCTGGATTAATCCAGTGGTCACTCGAATCTGCATTGGAATCACAAATAAAACCAAATGCCAGATTTATCATCCTAGACCCCAACGGCGAGTATGCACGTGCTTTGGGGCCAACGACGAAATTTAAAGGTAGAGTATTTAAGGTTGAGGCTGAAGGCAGTGAAAACCAATTACAAGTACCCTCATGGTTTTGGAATAGTTCGGAGTGGGCATCATTCACGCAAGCAAGTCCTAAAGCACAACTTCCATTACTAAAACGCTCCTTGAGAGCAATGAGAAATGAAGAATTTGATTTACAAAAGAATATAGATATAGAAGTTAAAAAATACCTAGGTACAATTTTGGTTTCTTTAAAAGCGGATAAATCTAAAGGAGCAGCGGCACTTAATGATTTCCCTGGAGCCAAAAATCTTTTGGCTAAAATTAATATTTGGCGTCAGAGTCTGGAAGAATACAAAGCGAGATTAACTACACCATGCCCTGAGCTAGATAAATTAATCATCTCTATTCAAGATTTTTGTGGGCAAAGAGAAGGCAGATATCCAGATTACAATGCTAAAGTTAGCGCAGTTGATAACATCATAAATGGAGTGTTATCTTCATTTCAGAGCCTTGGAGGCGATGAGTGTGAACTCCTTCCTAAAAACGAGGATATCCCCGTCCCTTTTGACGGAAATAATTTAGTCTCCTATTTAGAGGCGTTAGCACAAGAAAATGGTAGCGAGCAATATGTTGAATATCTAGTAGCTAGAATACGCACAATGCTTGCGGATACAAGAATGAAACCCATAACCAATGACTCAGAGCATAGAGTTGACTTGGCTAATTGGTTAGAAACATATATTGGGAAAGATGGTGATGGTGATAGCTGCGTTTCAATTATTGATCTTTCTTTAGTACCAACTGAAATTACTCATCTTGTGACAGCTGTCATTTCAAGAATTATTTTTGAATCATTGCAACGTTATAGACGACTATATAACAAATCTTTACCTACGGTACTTGTTGCTGAAGAAGCACATACATTTATTAAACGGTATCGTGAGGACAGTGAAAATCAGGATGTCGCAGCTGTTTGCTGTCAAGTATTTGAGAAAATTGCACGAGAAGGCAGGAAATTTGGTCTCGGTATGGTTATTTCTTCGCAACGACCATCAGAATTATCACCTACAGTTTTATCTCAATGTAATACTTTTCTTCTGCATCGAATTAGCAATGACAAAGATCAGGAGCAAGTTCATAAAATGGTACCCGACAATTTGCGAGGATTACTCCGTGAATTGCCTTCATTGCCATCTCAACATGCAATACTGATGGGCTGGGCATCTGAACTTCCTGTCTTAGTTAAAATGAAAAATTTGACGAAAGAGCAGCAACCCCATTCTGATGACCCTGATTTCTGGGATGTTTGGACAAGAAAGGATGCTGATGGGAAATTGGTCGAGAGAACGGCCAATTGGGAAGCTGTTGTAAAGGAATGGCAACAAAATTGA
- a CDS encoding HNH endonuclease signature motif containing protein, whose translation MTTKVKVKKTRAERKQHSRDMQAKHEAEKKAANLRNILKRDILATLGIPKNHGGRAALSTFITEHLLKGESQVQIVAMLTGSELMKRAQLAEIERLKKITELANQTRRNEITNRAFERLGITTRHPMGDLVLSMVRELANQNLNTGEIVERLNDNETVLESRRLHKEKRADLERQIDEGIAERKKTRVDMREVLAYMAQKNGTTYTPPADTWRSPEHPNGDSPTRHNGKIRESRLTGAESTQKENPRQYGLPNLKTSSASINKAGMSEAIKLVGGRVTEFRTYLYEHRDTGLRADVLARRFMAESMQGKKMVDPVPVNEPDNLPAPTHEPAKRKWTKEEKQEARDRALAAASQVGKLKEAETNGITHDVVRESQPAPQPALISVEVEQSRVSMQEPSVAPLAHPKREGSTTCVVTRPDQADFAATVRRNCNDRCVITGASLRRRTEAAHLVEHSAGGLDHWSNGLLLRIDLHRLFDDNVLAICPETLTVHVDPVAQAEDPDLQQYDGHVITGLCRPIDPANLVMRWERYQRRLELTK comes from the coding sequence GTGACGACGAAAGTGAAGGTGAAGAAAACCCGGGCCGAACGTAAGCAGCATAGCCGGGACATGCAGGCCAAACATGAAGCGGAAAAAAAGGCCGCTAACCTGCGTAATATTCTAAAGAGAGACATTCTGGCCACGCTGGGTATCCCTAAAAATCACGGTGGGCGGGCAGCTCTTTCTACATTCATCACCGAGCACTTACTGAAGGGTGAGAGTCAGGTTCAGATTGTTGCCATGCTAACCGGCAGCGAATTGATGAAGCGGGCACAGCTTGCCGAAATCGAGCGCCTGAAGAAGATCACGGAACTGGCCAATCAAACCCGCAGAAACGAGATCACCAACCGGGCGTTTGAGCGCCTGGGTATCACAACCCGGCATCCAATGGGCGATTTAGTGCTGAGCATGGTGCGCGAACTGGCAAACCAGAATTTAAATACCGGTGAGATAGTAGAACGCCTGAATGATAACGAAACCGTACTGGAATCGCGCCGCCTGCACAAAGAGAAGCGAGCGGATCTTGAACGTCAGATTGATGAAGGTATTGCCGAGCGCAAAAAGACCCGTGTTGATATGCGGGAAGTGCTCGCCTACATGGCCCAGAAGAACGGTACAACGTATACGCCTCCCGCAGACACCTGGCGATCTCCTGAACATCCGAATGGCGATTCACCGACCCGGCATAATGGAAAAATCAGAGAGAGCCGTCTGACCGGCGCTGAAAGCACCCAGAAAGAAAACCCACGTCAGTACGGTTTGCCCAACCTGAAAACCAGTAGCGCTTCCATCAACAAGGCCGGAATGAGTGAGGCCATTAAGCTGGTGGGCGGACGTGTGACGGAATTTCGCACCTATCTTTATGAGCATCGCGATACGGGACTACGCGCTGATGTGCTGGCTCGCCGGTTTATGGCTGAGTCAATGCAAGGCAAAAAGATGGTTGACCCTGTGCCGGTCAATGAACCAGATAATCTCCCGGCTCCCACACACGAACCTGCCAAACGTAAATGGACGAAGGAAGAAAAGCAGGAAGCGCGTGACCGTGCGCTGGCCGCAGCAAGCCAGGTCGGAAAGCTTAAAGAAGCGGAAACCAACGGCATTACGCACGATGTAGTGCGAGAATCGCAGCCAGCACCCCAGCCAGCCCTGATCTCCGTCGAAGTTGAACAATCCCGCGTCTCCATGCAGGAACCGTCTGTTGCGCCCCTGGCGCACCCTAAACGTGAAGGCTCTACAACCTGCGTGGTGACCAGGCCGGATCAGGCTGATTTCGCTGCTACCGTCCGTCGAAACTGTAACGACCGCTGCGTGATTACAGGAGCAAGCTTACGCCGCAGGACAGAGGCCGCACACCTGGTAGAGCATAGTGCTGGTGGTCTGGATCACTGGAGTAATGGCTTGCTGCTTCGTATCGATCTGCACCGGCTGTTTGACGACAACGTCCTTGCCATTTGCCCGGAGACGTTGACCGTCCACGTTGACCCTGTCGCGCAGGCCGAAGATCCCGATTTGCAGCAATACGATGGCCATGTGATTACCGGGCTTTGCCGTCCGATAGACCCGGCGAATCTCGTCATGCGCTGGGAGCGTTATCAGCGCCGGTTAGAACTGACCAAGTAA
- a CDS encoding SIR2 family protein, with amino-acid sequence MSQYLKLGDDQSPVQLDPHSEVGAFKVVGHCSWAKPGDKITPDFLRLRIEPWLTALFQSEHLNILIGAGLSSAIQESATGTKPQGMGWINDLKVCKAEIDSYVAKTAEASGRGRGNIEDQIRSINELIKGLEILTAQNLPLPEPPPGALPYRNLKSELVELNNELTRCLKLFSDSVSNGEKLIRDAKNDLKTQTFNYLVSFLMSFSSRTATRDRLHIFTTNYDRIIEAGAEIAGIRLIDRFVGTIAPIFRSSRLEVDYHYNPPGIRGEPRYLEGVARFTKLHGSLDWYTTEGAIRRFGLPFGASSVEPFLQVEAAGAANYHQLMIYPNSVKDRETSEYPYVELFRDLASATCRPNSTLVTYGYSFGDEHINRVIIDMLTIPSTHIVIIAYGDPLGRIMRFVNESGRKAQISLLLGDHFGDIKNLVDFYLPKAAIDRSSIRMAELLKSRGLYRTTISNNSEDAE; translated from the coding sequence GTGAGTCAATACTTAAAGCTTGGAGATGACCAGTCTCCGGTTCAGTTGGATCCACACAGCGAAGTTGGTGCATTTAAAGTTGTTGGACACTGCTCATGGGCAAAACCAGGAGATAAAATCACTCCTGATTTTTTGCGTTTAAGAATAGAACCTTGGTTAACTGCTCTTTTTCAGTCTGAACACCTAAATATACTTATTGGCGCGGGACTTAGTTCAGCAATCCAAGAGTCAGCGACAGGCACGAAACCTCAAGGCATGGGATGGATTAATGATCTCAAAGTTTGCAAGGCTGAAATAGATAGTTATGTAGCTAAAACAGCTGAAGCCTCAGGAAGAGGAAGAGGTAATATTGAAGACCAAATCCGTTCAATTAATGAGTTAATTAAAGGATTAGAGATTTTAACTGCGCAAAATCTCCCACTTCCAGAACCGCCTCCTGGTGCTCTCCCATATCGAAATTTAAAAAGTGAGTTAGTTGAGTTAAATAATGAGCTAACAAGATGTTTGAAATTATTCTCAGATTCAGTTAGTAATGGGGAAAAGTTAATTCGCGATGCAAAAAACGATTTAAAAACACAAACGTTTAATTATTTAGTAAGTTTTTTGATGAGTTTTTCAAGTCGAACAGCGACAAGGGATCGATTACATATTTTCACGACGAATTACGACAGGATAATTGAAGCAGGAGCTGAAATAGCAGGTATTCGACTAATTGACAGATTTGTTGGTACTATAGCGCCTATTTTCAGATCTTCGCGACTAGAAGTCGACTATCATTATAATCCACCGGGTATTCGTGGTGAACCAAGATATTTGGAAGGTGTGGCGCGCTTTACTAAATTACATGGCTCATTGGACTGGTATACTACCGAAGGAGCCATAAGGCGATTTGGATTACCTTTTGGTGCGAGTTCGGTGGAACCCTTTTTACAAGTGGAGGCTGCTGGAGCAGCGAACTATCATCAATTAATGATTTATCCAAACTCGGTTAAAGACCGAGAAACATCAGAATACCCTTATGTTGAACTATTCAGAGACTTAGCATCTGCAACATGTCGTCCTAATAGTACTTTGGTAACATATGGTTATAGTTTTGGAGATGAACATATAAACCGTGTTATTATTGACATGCTGACAATACCCTCAACGCATATAGTAATAATTGCCTACGGCGATCCACTCGGTAGAATTATGCGCTTTGTAAACGAAAGTGGAAGAAAAGCTCAAATATCTTTATTACTTGGTGACCACTTTGGAGATATCAAGAATTTAGTGGATTTTTATCTTCCTAAAGCAGCGATAGACAGATCATCAATTCGTATGGCAGAACTATTGAAATCAAGGGGTTTATATCGTACAACAATTTCAAATAATAGCGAGGATGCTGAATGA
- a CDS encoding recombinase family protein → MISLSPPTICNSAVFTDMMSGATDERAGLQRLLARAEKDDIILCTKMDRLGRNTADMIRIVDTCYKKGIAIRFLENGLSTEGTMGKMVIQILAAVAEAERERILERTNDGRKTAMIKGVKFGRKPHKKAELANELINKDVQVKEVMEKTGISRATYFRLKRKTAINSNEG, encoded by the coding sequence ATGATAAGTTTATCACCACCGACTATTTGCAACAGTGCCGTATTTACTGACATGATGTCAGGAGCAACTGATGAGCGTGCAGGGCTACAGAGACTCCTTGCCAGAGCGGAGAAAGATGACATCATCCTCTGTACTAAAATGGATCGTCTAGGACGTAATACCGCTGATATGATTCGTATTGTGGATACTTGCTATAAAAAAGGCATCGCTATCCGATTTCTAGAGAATGGTCTTAGTACTGAAGGCACAATGGGAAAAATGGTTATCCAGATACTAGCAGCTGTTGCCGAGGCGGAACGAGAAAGGATCTTGGAGCGAACTAACGATGGGCGGAAGACCGCTATGATTAAGGGGGTCAAATTCGGAAGAAAGCCTCACAAGAAGGCTGAATTAGCTAATGAATTGATTAATAAGGACGTACAAGTTAAGGAAGTAATGGAAAAAACGGGTATATCAAGGGCGACCTATTTTAGGCTGAAAAGAAAAACAGCTATTAACTCTAACGAAGGATGA